Proteins encoded together in one Candidatus Poribacteria bacterium window:
- a CDS encoding PorV/PorQ family protein has product MYFFRRKIFIPLLCLIIFSPIVVLAGPGRTGAQILNLGGGARARALGDAFSAMSGDVTTSLWNPSGLADMPESKFRSGRKAAQASMFYTDYSAPFGEAGEGLYYTFISGAMPLGDVGTIGATLQLQGQGTIAVTTDSPDILREESLGTNFALTFSYADRITESLSAGINGKMIRMVLGRENGSSYAVDLGMQYLLPFEPIPTTLGVAIQNVGPGISFIDENQADPLPRFLRIGTSMSLYRAKYHHIRFVSGVTAYIDKLAEDAHELTVDLDRLNAEREEKLTQEQLLSDRGVGIRAFEWRHLQKNLGLEYWLGNLLAIRVGYKIEPGINLPNLTDYFTGGIGVKVYLFNLDLSYGPSFGPNNQRLIEATGIIVF; this is encoded by the coding sequence GTGTACTTTTTTAGACGCAAAATCTTCATACCGCTTTTATGTCTTATCATCTTTTCCCCAATTGTGGTTCTCGCAGGACCCGGTCGGACAGGCGCGCAAATTTTAAACCTTGGCGGTGGCGCGCGGGCAAGGGCACTCGGCGACGCGTTTTCTGCGATGTCAGGTGATGTAACCACATCGCTTTGGAACCCAAGTGGATTGGCAGATATGCCTGAAAGTAAATTCCGTTCTGGCAGGAAAGCGGCGCAAGCCTCAATGTTTTATACGGATTACAGCGCACCTTTCGGAGAAGCCGGAGAAGGATTATACTATACCTTCATCTCAGGCGCGATGCCCCTCGGGGATGTCGGAACTATCGGCGCGACACTCCAGCTCCAGGGACAAGGCACAATCGCCGTGACAACGGATTCGCCTGATATTCTCCGTGAAGAAAGTCTCGGCACGAACTTCGCATTGACCTTCTCTTATGCCGACCGCATTACAGAGTCTTTATCGGCGGGTATCAACGGTAAGATGATTCGGATGGTCCTCGGACGCGAGAATGGAAGTTCTTATGCCGTTGATTTGGGAATGCAATATCTTTTGCCTTTTGAACCTATCCCTACGACACTCGGTGTCGCGATTCAGAATGTTGGACCGGGCATCTCTTTTATTGATGAAAACCAAGCAGATCCGTTACCTCGGTTTTTGAGGATCGGCACGTCTATGAGTCTTTATCGCGCGAAGTATCATCATATTCGATTCGTTAGTGGTGTCACAGCCTATATCGATAAATTGGCGGAAGATGCACACGAATTAACCGTTGATTTGGATCGACTTAACGCCGAAAGAGAGGAAAAACTCACACAAGAACAATTGCTTTCCGATCGAGGGGTCGGTATCCGAGCATTTGAATGGCGGCACCTTCAAAAGAATCTCGGCTTAGAGTATTGGCTCGGCAACTTGCTTGCTATTCGGGTCGGATATAAAATTGAACCCGGCATCAATCTACCGAATCTAACGGATTATTTTACCGGCGGTATCGGTGTGAAGGTATACTTATTCAACCTTGATTTGAGTTACGGTCCCAGTTTCGGTCCGAACAATCAACGACTGATTGAGGCAACGGGAATCATTGTGTTTTAA